In the Candidatus Latescibacter sp. genome, TGCTTTGTTACTCAATCACTCTTGTTAAGTCAATGCAATAAAGTTGGATTCATATTCCCCCCTTAACAAGGGGGGAAGCCAAAGGCAGGGGGGATTTCTTCTTCCCGGCGAATAAAGATCCCCCCGCCGCTTGAGCGGCGACCCCCTTTTTAAGGGGGTAAAAAAAAACTTCAGCACCAGACATTATCTGATTGACTTATCACTCTGTCACTTTGTCGCTTTGTCGCTTACTTTCAATACAACGCCCCGTAAACACCCATGAACAGAGGAATGGTGACAATGCTCACAAGAGAGGTAAGCAGAATCCCTGCGGCCACCAGCCGCTGCTTATCTTCATCGGGCCTTGCGACAAGCGCTATAAGCATGGCCGAAGGCATCACCGATTCCATGATGATAAAGAGGGCAATCCATGCAGGGGGATGGGTGAAATAGACGAGAATGCAGTTGAGAATAGGGAAAATAAGGCATTTGAGCGCCGCCGCCTTGACCGGTTCCCTCCAGTCTCCGGCTCTGGCTTTCGGGAGATTGGTGACAATGATCCCGCCGACCAGGAGGGTGGAAAGAGGCGCGGAGAGAGACCCGAATGTGGCCATGGGACGGATGATCCATTCCGGCAGAGAAGCTCCCCAGCCGGTGAGAGCGAACACCAGCCCCAGGATAGTGGCGGCGTTGGGGGGATTGACGATGCCCTTTATGCGGTCAATAAAGCGGGTATGGGCGCTGACCAGCCATACCCCCAGAGTGAAAAAAGTTGGAACGGATAAGAAATTGTAAAGGAATATCAGATTCAGAAAAGTGGGCAGGCGATCCGGCCCGAAGAGAACGGGGGCCATCGCCAGGGGAAGAAAAATCGCGTTTTGTAATGCCACCAGGGCCATGAACTCCCCACGGTTTTTCACAGACCGGTCCACCGATACATATGCCCAGACAAAGAGCGCGCCGGCTATATTTCCGCCTACTGCAAGAAGTGGGAACGCCCACCAGTATTCGGTTTCGGCGGGATTGAATTTCCTGGCCAGGTTGGAAAAT is a window encoding:
- a CDS encoding AEC family transporter, with product MFFNLMFVSFHGIMEVLVIGIGGYIIISGLRPGTNYMDFLTRLLIRFTLPALVFSNLARKFNPAETEYWWAFPLLAVGGNIAGALFVWAYVSVDRSVKNRGEFMALVALQNAIFLPLAMAPVLFGPDRLPTFLNLIFLYNFLSVPTFFTLGVWLVSAHTRFIDRIKGIVNPPNAATILGLVFALTGWGASLPEWIIRPMATFGSLSAPLSTLLVGGIIVTNLPKARAGDWREPVKAAALKCLIFPILNCILVYFTHPPAWIALFIIMESVMPSAMLIALVARPDEDKQRLVAAGILLTSLVSIVTIPLFMGVYGALY